Proteins from a genomic interval of Papaver somniferum cultivar HN1 chromosome 4, ASM357369v1, whole genome shotgun sequence:
- the LOC113275166 gene encoding deoxyribodipyrimidine photo-lyase-like, with protein MTSSSSTMAIQPGRIRVLKEGLLPKLLSEQKCGPVVYWMFRDQRVKYNWALIHAVDQANKGNVPVVVAFNLFDAFKGAKNRQLGFMLKGLRQLQQTLVESFQIPFFLFQGEAVETIPNFMRESGASLLVTDFSPLREVRKWKEEMCERVGDSVTVHEIDAHNVVPLWVASGKLEYGARTIRSKIHKLLPEYLIDFPQLQTPNKKWVGISPLIDWEKLIDDVLRKGAEVPEIEWCEPGEVAAMEALHGAKNGFLSTTRLKNYNTDRNNPLKPRGLSGLSPYLHFGQISAQRCALEARNVRSVNPQSVDSFMEELIVRRELADNFCYYQPQYDSIQGAWEWARKTLMDHANDKREHVYTREQLEKAKTADPLWNASQLEMVHHGKMHGFMRMYWAKKILEWTNGPEEALSTALYLNDKYEIDGRDPNGYVGCMWSICGVHDQGWRERPVFGKIRYMNYAGCKRKFDVEGYIAYVKRLVGGIKKRKAEITISAEVKAKLKSDVVQDLVKGRIQENPSEIVPLLSS; from the exons ATGACATCATCATCCTCGACAATGGCGATTCAACCGGGAAGAATCCGGGTTCTCAAAGAAGGATTACTACCCAAATTATTGTCTGAACAAAAATGTGGACCAGTTGTTTACTGGATGTTTAGAGATCAAAGGGTTAAATATAATTGGGCATTAATCCATGCCGTTGATCAAGCTAACAAAGGAAATGTACCTGTTGTTGTTGCATTTAATCTTTTTGATGCATTCAAAGGTGCGAAGAATCGtcaattagggtttatgttaAAGGGTCTTCGCCAACTTCAGCAAACATTAGTAGAGTCCTTTCAAATCCCATTCTTCTTGTTTCAG GGAGAAGCAGTAGAAACAATTCCGAATTTTATGAGAGAAAGTGGAGCTTCACTTTTGGTAACAGATTTTTCGCCATTGAGGGAAGTtaggaaatggaaagaagaaatGTGTGAACGAGTTGGTGATTCAGTTACAGTGCATGAAATCGATGCACATAATGTAGTTCCACTGTGGGTTGCATCAGGTAAATTAGAGTACGGTGCAAGAACTATAAGGAGTAAAATTCACAAGTTGCTTCCTGAGTATCTCATTGATTTTCCTCAACTTCAAACTCCTAACAAGAAATGGGTTGGTATTAGTCCTTTGATAGATTGGGAGAAACTCATCGACGATGTTTTGAG AAAAGGAGCAGAAGTACCTGAAATTGAGTGGTGTGAACCTGGAGAAGTTGCTGCAATGGAAGCTCTTCATGGTGCTAAAAATGGATTCCTTTCAACCACCAGGTTGAAGAACTATAATACTGATCGCAATAACCCATTGAAGCCAAGAGGACTTTCAGGCCTTTCTCCTTATTTGCATTTTGGTCAGATTTCAGCGCAACGGTGTGCGTTGGAGGCTCGGAATGTTCGCAGCGTCAATCCTCAG TCAGTCGACTCGTTCATGGAGGAGTTGATCGTACGAAGAGAACTCGCAGACAATTTTTGCTACTATCAGCCTCAGTATGACTCTATACAGGGCGCGTGGGAATGGGCTCGGAAAACTTTGATGGACCATGCAAATGATAAGCGAGAACATGTTTATAC GAGGGAGCAACTGGAGAAAGCAAAAACTGCTGATCCT CTGTGGAATGCATCACAACTAGAGATGGTTCATCATGGAAAAATGCACGGATTCATGAG AATGTATTGGGCTAAAAAGATTTTAGAATGGACAAATGGACCAGAAGAAGCACTTTCTACAGCTTTATACTTAAATGACAAG TACGAAATAGATGGTAGGGACCCAAATGGATATGTAGGTTGTATGTGGTCGATATGTGGTGTTCATGATCAG GGTTGGAGGGAACGGCCGGTGTTTGGCAAGATAAGGTACATGAACTATGCAGGATGCAAACGGAAATTCGACGTCGAAGGTTATATCGCGTATGTCAAGAGACTAGTTGGCGGAATCAAGAAGCGGAAAGCAGAAATTACAATTAGTGCCGAGGTTAAGGCAAAGTTGAAGTCTGACGTTGTACAAGATCTGGTAAAAGGTAGAATCCAAGAAAATCCTTCAGAGATTGTCCCGTTATTATCTTCCTAA
- the LOC113275167 gene encoding hypersensitive-induced response protein 4-like has protein sequence MVNMFFFMCGCIDQASIGIIERFGRFSKLANPGFHFFNPLAGECLAGVLSTRINSLDVKIETKTKDNVFVQLLCSIQYRVIKHNADDAFYELQNPQEQIQAYVFDVVRAHVPRMTLDELFEQKSDVAQAVLEELEKVMGAYGYSIEHILMVDIIPDPSVRKAMNEINAAQRLQLASVYKGEADKILQVKRAEAEAEAKYLGGVGVARQRQAITDGLRENILNFSHKVSGTSAKEVMDLIMITQYFDTIKDLGNSSKNTTVFLPHGPGHVRDISNQIRNGMMEASAAQANDDTE, from the exons ATGGTGAATATGTTTTTCTTCATGTGTGGATGTATAGATCAAGCAAGTATTGGAATTATAGAACGATTCGGTCGTTTCTCAAAACTAGCAAACCCTGGTTTTCATTTCTTCAATCCTTTAGCTGGTGAATGTCTTGCTGGTGTTCTTTCTACTCGGATCAATTCTCTTGAtgtcaaaattgaaacaaaaactaaG GATAATGTCTTTGTGCAACTACTGTGTTCAATTCAATACCGAGTAATCAAGCATAacgctgatgatgctttttacgAGTTGCAAAACCCACAAGAACAGATTCAGGCTTACGTATTTGATG TTGTTAGAGCTCATGTTCCAAGAATGACATTGGATGAGCTCTTTGAACAAAAGTCTGATGTTGCTCAAGCTGTGCTGGAGGAGCTTGAAAAG GTCATGGGAGCATATGGATACAGCATAGAGCACATACTGATGGTTGACATCATACCTGATCCCTCGGTGCGCAAAGCAATGAATGAGATAAATGCAG CTCAAAGGCTCCAACTTGCTAGCGTATACAAAGGTGAAGCAGATAAAATTCTACAAGTAAAGAGAGCTGAGGCTGAAGCAGAGGCAAAGTACCTCGGTGGGGTTGGTGTTGCACGACAGAGGCAGGCAATTACTGATGGTCTTAGGGAGAATATACTGAACTTTTCTCACAAGGTGTCGGGTACGTCAGCCAAAGAGGTTATGGATCTTATCATGATCACTCAGTATTTTGACACAATCAAAGATCTTGGAAATTCATCAAAGAACACGACTGTGTTCTTACCTCATGGCCCGGGACACGTAAGAGATATCAGTAACCAGATACGTAACGGCATGATGGAAGCCTCTGCTGCTCAGGCCAATGACGATACCGAATAA